TTACAAGTTGGCACGTGTTTTAAATGTTAACGTTTAAGATTATactctatctatatatctaaaaacaaaacgaTTCATGAAATAGAGAAtgcacaaaatatcaaaccattgtTGTACAATCACACCACTGTGACAACATGTTCCACCTTTGGTAAACAAGCTTTTAATCTATCCATATATctcatttacatgtatatatatttatatgtttacacacacacacacacacacacacacacacacacacacacacacacacacacacacacacacacacacacacacacacacacacgtttacttagctatctaaatacAAAACTGTGCAAACTGTGTATTCTATCGCCCTAAACCAACCCTACActttacagaaaactttctgcatttttacaatttaaaaaaaaaactttactttatttttataccagttttttatttttgtacgtGTTTTAAGGGAGGTTTTTgaagattttgtcaggtttagttcacttttgggtacaaatttgtccccaaaatatggttaagtaggtacacacacacacacacacacatgtgctgtATATCTCAGTATAATAATGTAAGCGGATACATACTGTAAACCAGTaaactatataaattataaataaggaAAGATCAAGGTgtgatacgttttatttttttttatgtcaatatcTCATGGTTTGGCAACTTCAAAGCAGCTGATTCATGCACCTTTCTTCAAATGTCTTTTGAAGTGCTGAATTTCAGTATTAACCCATCATTTTCTGTATAATCAAAAACGTAATCAACATTCCAAGATTTTCTGATGATAGATagagagaaagatagatagatagacagacagacagatagaaactTACATCTTTCAAGAAATTTGTTCTTATTGGTCCTGAAGCAATCCAGTGCATCTGAAGTTTTACACTACAGCATCATGATATCACCACCAAACATCAAAAGTACTGAACTCACATGCAAAGCTCACTAGCACCCTGAGTATACAAGATGGTAGAGTATTTTAAGCAACATACTCAGGAGGTACAGATCTTTTGAGTCACTACTGTACAGGTATAAGGATGCTGAATTATCTTGCTTTGTGTTGTTCTTTATGGTTGCTCGGTTTTCTTGATCTGCATAGAGCTGTGTGCAATTATGTCATATTAtaacaaaacaatacagaaaaaaatccaTGAAGAATTAAAAGCACTATGCTATTTAACACAATGAAATTGTGCACTTTTAATTccctttttaaacttttacacaataaattacattagaaGTACacgttttttttatgtatatgtccCCATAACGTCTAACTGCTGTTGACTAATAATACATTAATGCCAGTATAACAGTGTTATGGTGGAATAATATCACATTTTACATCTATTCATATCCACTTTCAGACTACAAAGCTTGGATTGCAGAGACGACGCGGAGAAGTCATGGATTTACACAATATACTGTTTGCAAACCCCAGCAATACAGTACAGCACAATTAGCAGACTCAGCACATAATTGCTCGGTTTACTAGTCATTTATGCCacccaaattaaaacaaattacacaATGGATCTGCTACAATTGTCACGGTGCATCACTTATCATCAGTGCTACAGGTGTTTAACAAGAATAAGAAGACCACTAGGACTGCGCTAATACAGTTGCTTTGTTTGTTGATACTAAGCTGAAATGGTGTGAAATATAATATCTACAAGGATCAGGCGAACCTTATTTTATGTGTGTGGGAATCAACTGTGAGGTTATCCCTTCTTTGCTATTAACACATTATTTGACATTCAGTTCTTGTTCTTCTGTTTAGAGGTTATTCAGGAAGCTGCTGAGGCACAAAGGGCTGGTCTCATCTTTTAGCTCAACTCCAATTCATCAGTTCACTCCAGCCCCATGCTTCAATAGTGtctgaaacagaaaaaacaacaaatatgagATGGTTAAGCTAAAGGGATAGCTTACCcacaaaatgaatattctgtcctCATTTGCTCACTATCATTTTGGTTCAAACCTGAGTTtctttaaacaatgaaaatggcCAATTAGTGAAAGAGTTGTTCTTTTGAgtcatgaatgaatcagttgcTCGGGTTAACCAAACTAGTCTGAATGATTAATTCATTAATCAGACTTTGCTACTGACCTCATGAACGtgtaattttgtgttccacagaataataaaaaagtcatacaggtttgaaataacatgaaggtgagtaaacgatgactgaacttccatttttgggtgaactgtccatttaaggaattacactacaggcaaaaatatttggtcagttttgagattttgggctatttggcttttcattacatgttgtttcagactagtgaaaataaaacatgttttttttgcttgttgtttcagactagtgaaaagaatagatttcaattacaatacctATTTTATTGCtgctttcgttttttttttagttttattgttttgtgtttgaattataatatttagttttattgatttGAGTGATTATTATCTTATTCAGCAGcactgattttataaaacattctTTTCCCAAAAATTCTGTCTGTAACAGACTTTTCTGATTCATGGAGTGATAAATAGAAACCCAgatcccctcagtaaaaacctttgaCTTAGCAATCACCTTTGCATTAGATATTGAGCTTGTCTGAGGTCGGTCTAAGACTCTGGAAAAGTGATGAGTCAATAGTAGCGCTACTGCAATCCTGGATCAGATTCTTGTTGCAGTCACCAAAAGCTGGAGCAGCAGACACTTTGGGATGCGAGACCTGCCCCGTCAGAATGTGGATATCACCCAAAGCCACAGAAGTCAGGCTGTTCAGTGAGATCTCGCTGATGGGGGAATATTCTGAAGCAAGCTCTTCTCTGGACACTGGGCTGCAATGAcaagtattttagtttattacAGGGACTGACAATATTTTATCAATGTCGTTAGCATGCTAAAATCAGACCTACTTTTTCTGAAATAACGTAGCATGATTTTGTTGAAGGCTAACCTGACATCCATGGACTGGACCCCATCCGAGAGATCATCTGCCCCGCAGCTCTTTGTCTCCAGTGGCAAAAGGCATATGATTGGAGACTCAGATGTTGTCTTTGGTGGACTGATAATCGCTGTGTTACCTGTTGCACAAGATTAATGTAGTTTaacccaaaagaaaaaaacaaattcaaagcTATTTTACCGGATTATCAACATTCTATTTTTTgtggaagaaacagaaaaaaataatttcagttcttAATTACACCACCTGATGGCGCCTTCTTTCTACAGTATAGACCAAATAGATTTTCCACATGCTGAGTCACTCAGCAAGAGACTAATAATAAAGAGCATGTGTTTGTTTGACTGAATTTACACAGTGAAAAGGAGGGTTAAATGTTACTACACGCCCACTGTAGAACTGTATTGTGATACGGGTCATTTCAGTACCTTCAGTTTCCAAGGGAGATGGTGAGATGGACTGGGAAACAGATATGGGTGATGGGACTTCCATCTGCACTTCTTCTTTCTATTCAAAAACATGACATGCAATATTATTTGCTGCAGTTAGTAAATCTTTGTCATCTGATAATTTAATTGGCCTGGAGAGAATTTATTTACCTTTTCTCCATCAGGCTTTCTTGTCCTTTTCATTATCTCCTCAATACGCTGCCAAAATCACATTCAAACATCATACATCATTAACACCTTTAATTAAAACATGACCTCAAaacaagtttctttttttcttagtatAAGACAAAGTgacaaataaagtattttctgatgttatgttttggttattttttcaaCCCCTCCCAAAAACCAGATGGTGTTTGAATAGCCAATCAATTCCTGGATAAATGGATAAAATCACACTTTGATTATTGAAAACTCAAATATGTTGCAAACACCGTTTCTTGTTGACTCTGCACACTCTTCAATGtttgaattaagttttaattaagtatttaatgtttgaatttagtttttattattaaataaatgtgtttatagaTTTGTAGTTATTAGAGTTTTCTACTTATTATTTACTTGACATTGAACTTGCATTTTAATAGTGTCAGTATGAATACATTTTCCATGTATTGGTTGATTCTAAACATAAACAGAAAAGAGAAGAACCTTCTTCCTTTGAAGTCTCTCCTGCTCCTCTTGAATTTTCAGAAGCTCTCGCTCCTGTCTCTTCCGTTCAGCCTCTCTGTGAACGCGCTGCACTGCTTCCTCCCTCTGCCAAACATCATGACACATCACATCTCCAACTATATCACATTCATCCCTACAGATATTCACAGCTACAGAAGACAGATTGGTGCTGCATGTGTCTGGATGGGTGAGTATGCTAAATGTGTCTTGATGAGTCAGTTTTATTTCTGTGCCGTTTCACTGACCtttttgtaattatgtaattattacttgatgattttttgtttgtttgtttttttttgtttgtttgtttatatgggTTTATTGATATGAGTTTAATAgatcttttttaaatctattaaaatctaaatacatCTAATCaagtataatataacataatataaagttaatttctaatctattaaaaaaaatctataaaattttcagcagcctcaGACTTTTAGTTCCCACTGTTTgaacaattaatataattaattggttttaatgtaatgtaatgtatatatattacatatttccCTCTGACCTGTCTGTCCAGATCATCCTGGAGCTCCTTCCAGCGTTGTTCCTTTTGGTGCCTGTCTTCCAGCTCTCTTTGACAGCGCTCCTCCTCCTGCCTCTGTCTTTTCTCCTCTGCCTCTCGAGCTGCCTGTTCCTGCCGCTGTCTCTCCTCTTCCTGCTGCCTCTGGAGCTCCTCAGCCCTGAGCCTGAGATTCATGGAGAAGATGATATATAATACGGAAGCAAACACATAAATGGGACACACAGACCCTGGAGACACACAGTATCTCTACCTTTCCTCTTCTAGGCGTTGCTTTTCTTCCTGCTCCTTCTGTACTCTTGCCAGGCGCCGTCTCTCCGTCAGCAGCCTGGAGGCCTCCTCGGCATCAGTGGTGCCTGCTTTCCCATTGGGAGTTACTGGAGACTCTGAAACACAAAGCAGGAGGCACTTAGTCCACGTCACGTGATTGAGATCCCATTGGCACagtttttaaatcagaaaaaagtcagtcatataaaatgatgaaagaatgagtattgttattgttaagtgaaaataaatcttaaactATTACAACtgtataactgaaataaaattaaattttttttttgaaaacttacacttaaaaaatgaaaataagaaatgttaccttgacaaatgaaaaaagataagattaagttgaagtactaaaattactaaaattaaaataaacatgtataatataaataaatatataatatatacaaaattatttaaatataaaatcaaatctaaaactaataaaattgacgaaattactaaaacttgacctaaaattaaacctgaaaatataaaaataaaataaagttcaaaataataataaattataatatctataatagtttataaataaaataaaataaaactagacAGAATTAAATGGGACtaaatgaactattcctttaaaaggacAACACCTGCATTATGTCCAAATTCCTTGCTTGCAGATTTTGTGATTTTCTCTGTTCTGGAGGTCTTTTTCTCTAGAGTGCTGTAGCCTTTAATCTCCATGGACCCTTTCTCCTCTCCTTCCCACCTCTTGTTTTCTAAACTTGGTGTTGTGGCTCTGTGCTTCATCGGGGAAGGGGGGTATTGACCCGTGGCTGGGGACTGGATGCGGCTCTTACAGGACTTTGATCtaattgcaaatgaaaaaaacaaaacaaatatacactCAGTCTAAAGTCtttaaatagtctaaataaataatgacaacaagaaaataatttgataaaatacaaAACCTCTTCGGTGTACTGGGGTTCTTGTGGGTAGAAGAATTTCTGGTGGGTGTTGTTGGAGACTCAAGTTTTTTTGTAGATGAGTCGGCTAAGGTTTGAGCGATGCTCTTTTCGGGTCTCTCAGTCTAAACACCCAAAACAGATAGCAGGATTATGCATTTGTCCAATTCACTGTTCTAACAAATCCACAAAGCTATAAAAAACTCTCTCAGCCAAACCAgaaaactttaatataaaaaagtagattttctcagtaacactttacaataagaatCAATTTCATAAAATGTGTTAACCTGTTCTGACTATTGACAACAATTagcagcatttattaaattatgttaatgttaatttatatttattgttcacGGCTGAATCCTGTGTGTTCATAATACATTatcttatttatatttgaaatagcattatattttaaaatgcattttatgtttatgtaaactAACTTTAATAATtgcagaagtattgttcattcatgAAAACTAATGGATTAAGTGACATTTGTACCTTCTAGAATGTTCAAGATATATAATGTAGGCCTACACACTTTAGAAATACATTCTGAAgtatacaaaaaagtataatCTACATGCATTATATATCTGTCAAAAGGCCTGCAGGACATTCACACTCCCTGGTTCAAAAATCTACAGCTATAAATCCATGACTGAAACTGGACATGCACAGATCTGtgcaatgcagttgctaggaGACCAGCTCCTCTGTGGGTTGTGTCCCATTGTGCTTTTGCACCAAATATAAATATCTGAGCTATCT
This sequence is a window from Cyprinus carpio isolate SPL01 chromosome A24, ASM1834038v1, whole genome shotgun sequence. Protein-coding genes within it:
- the map7d2b gene encoding LOW QUALITY PROTEIN: MAP7 domain-containing protein 2 (The sequence of the model RefSeq protein was modified relative to this genomic sequence to represent the inferred CDS: inserted 2 bases in 1 codon); the protein is MSYLKIAQTPKGVFAVYVHFNILFPFSCKDGGSKKDRIRLAKDKREEKDRSKAVQEQALLEKEQRAQQKYERSLVERGKRLEEQRQKEMLRRSAAKHSRRKRRERGRERLEALMRRSMGRNLQADQRPKRWTWGGPPGVCEGDPKIAPPSPXPASLTNDPAAHPPASKSRNVQDFMIPPESPDSVLSRHLSSSSAILPNVTEKASSSPHRSPYRASPSRAERKKVSTSFYGQLDDTRAAIIPNSPQTERPEKSIAQTLADSSTKKLESPTTPTRNSSTHKNPSTPKRSKSCKSRIQSPATGQYPPSPMKHRATTPSLENKRWEGEEKGSMEIKGYSTLEKKTSRTEKITKSASKEFGHNAESPVTPNGKAGTTDAEEASRLLTERRRLARVQKEQEEKQRLEEERLRAEELQRQQEEERQRQEQAAREAEEKRQRQEEERCQRELEDRHQKEQRWKELQDDLDRQREEAVQRVHREAERKRQERELLKIQEEQERLQRKKRIEEIMKRTRKPDGEKKEEVQMEVPSPISVSQSISPSPLETEGNTAIISPPKTTSESPIICLLPLETKSCGADDLSDGVQSMDVSPVSREELASEYSPISEISLNSLTSVALGDIHILTGQVSHPKVSAAPAFGDCNKNLIQDCSSATIDSSLFQSLRPTSDKLNI